In Bernardetia litoralis DSM 6794, the genomic window GGTGGAAGTCATGATTTGACGTTGGCACAATATGAAGCCTACAAACCTTTAGATAAAATGCTGTCGCTTTTGTGTGTTGATGCAAAGATTGATTTAGACACAAATAGCAATTCTTTAGCAGATAGTTTTATCGATAAAATATTGAAATTACAGCCTAATTATTTGTTTACTATTACGCATTTGGCTAGTCAAGAATATTTGATTCCGTTGGATTTTGTGAAATTATATCAAAAACTAAATTTTGATGTGGTTGGAGTTGGAAAAATTAGAGACAAACCAGAAGAAATAGAACCATTAGTAAGAACTGCCGATTTATTGAGTTTTGATTTGAGTGCCATTCGTGCAGCCGACGCAGCAGGAAATAAACTTGCTCAACCCTTTGGACTTTCGGCAGAAGAAGCAACTCGCATTTGTTGGTATGCAGGAAATAATGTTCAAATGACTTCAATAGGGTTTTATGAATACAATCCCGATTTGGATTTGTACGGACATACAGCAAATATTATTTCGACGATGATTTGGTATTTTGTAGAAGGATTTTATAATCGCCAAGCTGAATATGATTTTGGAAGTCCTTTTTATATAAAATATCTCGTTCCGATGGGTGGAAGAACTGATTTTATGATGGTTTTTTATAAAAGTAAATTGACTGACAAATGGTGGTTGGAAGTTCCTGCGCCTCATTTTGATAATGAAATTGATGAAGAAAATCCATATCATCGTCCATCTATTATTCCGTGTAGTTATAACGATTATCAACAAGCAAATAGAGGCGAAATGCCAGAACGTTGGATAAAAATGTATAATCGTTTGTGATATTTTGTAACTGATTAGCGAGTGATTCGTATGATTTATATGATAATTACAGGATAAATACAAATTACTTTTTTAAGAATAGGTTAAAATGATAAGTAGATAAAAATATGCACATTCACAAAATATCCAATCAAAAACATATTCATTTTCTAAAAGAAGAACGCAAAGACCCAATTACTGGAGATTTGATTTTGGAAGGAGATGAGGTTGTTTTTTGTGCAAATTGCAAATCTGCTTTTTTGAAGTCTAGTTGGGAATATATTGGAAAACGGCATTGTGAATCAAAAAAGACACTTTATATTTTTCCTCACACTAAAACTATAAGAATTGGTAGAATATTTCCTTCAAATTTTATCGCCTTTATTGTATCAGAATATGAAATTAGAATTGAAAACAAAGTAGAAGAAAATAGAAGTAATAGCTGGAAAAAAGAAAAAAACAGTATATCTATTCATAAAACTAAAAAAATAGAAAAGAAAAATGCAACTCCTCATTTAGAAAATTTTGACTTAGATAAAATTTCTGCTGTATATATAACTTTTGCTATTTCTTTTATAATCTGCATACTTACTCTTTTATTTGCTGATTTGACTATTGCAGAACAAGATATTATGTTTATCATTTCGTCATTAATCGTAGTCAGTCCATTTATAATAACTTTTCTTTATCAAAAATTAGGGACAAATAAAGAAGAAATTACAACAAAAGAAACAGAAGAAAATACTGTTCTATTCTTTGAAAGTGATAAATTAGGTATCTACTTACACGATGAAAAAACTTATTACTCTGTAAATTACAAAGAAATCAGTCAGATTAAATTTTATTATCCTGCTTCTGTTCATTTGAGAAACTTCTTTTATAAGATAAAAATAAATACAATTGATGGAAAAGAAACAAGTTTTGAGTTAGAGAATAAAGGAGGAAATAAAAGTCATTTTTTAAACCAAACAGAAAGTATAGCCAAAATCATACATTCAAATTCGAAAGATACATTGATAATTTTTAAAGTTTCTTTGATTAAGTCTATTTTTTATGAACTCAATGAAATGAAAAATAATATTGGAAGTATTCGTACAGAATAAAACTACTTCTCTCTTATAATTCTTTTCCCTTGCTAATTTTTCAGTAACTTTGCTTAGTATAATAGAAATGAAAAAAAATAAAATCTTGTTTGATGGCAAAGCCTCAACGACGGTTAAAAAAAATATATAGAAAATGATAGATTTCATAAAAGATTTAAACGAAAAACAACAATTAGGCGTACTCAAAACTGAAGGCGCATGTCTATTAAT contains:
- a CDS encoding arginase family protein, producing MNMNLELFFDKPSLSNFDGQNLKNTWFEILTGNFSADFSWQNAEIALIGVDDKIGSENKSILNAADAVRQKLYHLQKGRAHKYNIVDLGNLRLTDNESENKERLSEVCYRLLQKNVLPIIIGGSHDLTLAQYEAYKPLDKMLSLLCVDAKIDLDTNSNSLADSFIDKILKLQPNYLFTITHLASQEYLIPLDFVKLYQKLNFDVVGVGKIRDKPEEIEPLVRTADLLSFDLSAIRAADAAGNKLAQPFGLSAEEATRICWYAGNNVQMTSIGFYEYNPDLDLYGHTANIISTMIWYFVEGFYNRQAEYDFGSPFYIKYLVPMGGRTDFMMVFYKSKLTDKWWLEVPAPHFDNEIDEENPYHRPSIIPCSYNDYQQANRGEMPERWIKMYNRL